DNA sequence from the Candidatus Cloacimonadota bacterium genome:
TGAGATACTTTTTTATACAGTGAAGGGATCGGATATTGTGATTCGCAGTCTTGAAGATGCAAAATCACTCTCAGCGATTGCCGTGGTGAAGGATGATGCTCGTCATCAACTTCTTGAAAAAAATAATGTGAAGAACCTAAAACTCTATCCAAGTGATGCTGAATGCTATAGGGCACTTGCTAACGGTGATGTAGCAGCTGTACTTGGAAGTAATAATACCATGTTAAAGATGGCACAGCAGGCAGGAGTTGATCCTTCAAAGATGGTTGCTGTTTATTCAGTAAGGAAAACACCACTTTATGTTGCATTCAGTAAAGCTATTCCAGTAAATGTTGTTCAAGAATGGCAAAATGTTCTCGATGAAATCAAACGGGATGGAACCTTTAATAAGATCAACCAGAAATGGGGTGGTTCGGTTGAAAAAAATATACAAACTAAAATACCTAAGAATGGCATCAGCATTCCTTCTGCTGTGAAACTGCTTGCTGGATTTATCGATTACCGTATTGAGGGCTTCCTCTCATCACTACATCTGCTGACACTAACCAATGAGGTTTTATCTGGAAAATGGAAAAAGATGAAAACACTCCTTATGGAACAGGAGCAGGCAGAACCATCCGGTCGTATATGGTATCTTCTTCCTGATGGCTCATATTATACAACAGTCGATGATCTCACCAGCAAAAATCTTAAAGACCGTTCATATTTTCCAGATTTGATCGCAGGAAATCCTGTTCATGGATCTATTGTTGTGAGTAAATCAACTGGTAAACCGGTAGCTGTTGTCGCATCTCCTATTTTTAAAAAAGGTAAAGTCATTGGAGCACTTGGCACTTCAATCTATATGCAGAATATCAACGAAGAAGTACAAAATACCTTTCCACTCGGTATGCCCTACAAATTCTTTGCCGTGTCACCGGAAGGCATCATTGCCCTTCATTCTGATGACGAGTGGATTGG
Encoded proteins:
- a CDS encoding transporter substrate-binding domain-containing protein, producing MKKFWNNVVLWVAVLLFILIGLNNTHCYCAETEQIDLQIITEDLAPFNFRSADGTITGQSTEVVQEILSRLGLDIEIQLMPWNVGYERALKESDVALYSTFRTDERENLFQWVGPIASDEILFYTVKGSDIVIRSLEDAKSLSAIAVVKDDARHQLLEKNNVKNLKLYPSDAECYRALANGDVAAVLGSNNTMLKMAQQAGVDPSKMVAVYSVRKTPLYVAFSKAIPVNVVQEWQNVLDEIKRDGTFNKINQKWGGSVEKNIQTKIPKNGISIPSAVKLLAGFIDYRIEGFLSSLHLLTLTNEVLSGKWKKMKTLLMEQEQAEPSGRIWYLLPDGSYYTTVDDLTSKNLKDRSYFPDLIAGNPVHGSIVVSKSTGKPVAVVASPIFKKGKVIGALGTSIYMQNINEEVQNTFPLGMPYKFFAVSPEGIIALHSDDEWIGQNIEHISKDLKHIFITDSGEISYTSEGNQWNATWSTAPSTGWRIVISKVDD